The following coding sequences lie in one Mesorhizobium sp. DCY119 genomic window:
- a CDS encoding YggT family protein translates to MLALIQTLVLALDIYWWILIASAIFSWLYAFNVVNSRNQFVGAIGSFLFKATEPVLAPIRRILPDLGGIDISPIIVLLIIFFLRQFILTTIAPILLA, encoded by the coding sequence ATGCTCGCCCTCATTCAGACCCTGGTCCTGGCGCTGGACATCTACTGGTGGATACTCATCGCCTCGGCCATCTTCTCATGGCTCTATGCGTTCAACGTGGTCAATTCCCGCAACCAGTTCGTCGGGGCGATCGGAAGCTTTCTTTTCAAGGCTACCGAGCCGGTTCTGGCGCCCATACGCCGCATCCTGCCGGACCTCGGTGGCATCGATATTTCCCCGATCATCGTTCTTTTGATCATCTTCTTCCTGCGGCAGTTCATCTTGACCACCATCGCGCCGATCCTGCTCGCGTAA
- a CDS encoding DUF167 family protein — MADFFRAHEHGVDVFVRLTPRSSRDAVEGVAAGADDRAHLNARVRAVPEKGAANAALEKLLAPVLGVARGDVSVVAGGTSRLKTVRVTGDPAALVRRLEELAGQGGSR; from the coding sequence GTGGCCGACTTCTTCCGGGCGCATGAGCATGGCGTGGATGTTTTTGTCCGGCTGACGCCGCGCTCTTCCCGGGATGCCGTTGAGGGCGTTGCGGCGGGTGCGGACGATCGCGCGCATCTGAATGCCCGTGTTCGGGCCGTGCCGGAAAAGGGTGCCGCCAATGCAGCGCTTGAAAAGCTTCTCGCCCCGGTCCTCGGCGTGGCGCGCGGCGATGTCTCCGTTGTTGCGGGCGGCACGTCGCGGCTGAAGACGGTTCGCGTCACCGGCGATCCGGCAGCGCTTGTGCGCAGGCTGGAGGAACTGGCGGGGCAGGGCGGTTCGCGTTAG
- the ppa gene encoding inorganic diphosphatase, with amino-acid sequence MRIEAISTGNNPPEDVNVIIEVPVGGEPIKYEMDKESGTLFVDRFLHTPMRYPGNYGFVPHTLSGDGDPIDVLVCNTRALFPGCVINVRPIGVLVMEDNAGEDEKIIAVPMPKLTRRYENVFEYNQLPEITLQQVQHFFEHYKDLEPGKWVKIGGWHDSARAKQMIAEAVERGKASKA; translated from the coding sequence ATGCGCATCGAAGCGATTTCCACGGGCAACAACCCACCTGAAGACGTCAACGTCATCATTGAGGTTCCGGTCGGCGGCGAGCCGATCAAATACGAGATGGACAAGGAATCCGGCACGCTGTTCGTCGACCGCTTCCTGCACACGCCGATGCGCTATCCCGGCAATTACGGTTTCGTGCCGCACACTTTGTCCGGCGACGGCGATCCGATCGACGTTCTGGTCTGCAACACGCGCGCTCTTTTTCCGGGCTGCGTCATCAATGTGCGCCCCATCGGCGTGCTGGTGATGGAAGACAATGCCGGCGAAGACGAGAAGATCATCGCCGTGCCGATGCCGAAGCTGACGCGGCGCTACGAGAACGTCTTCGAATACAATCAGCTGCCCGAGATCACGCTGCAGCAGGTCCAGCACTTCTTCGAGCACTACAAGGATCTGGAGCCCGGCAAGTGGGTCAAGATCGGCGGCTGGCACGATTCTGCCCGCGCCAAGCAGATGATCGCCGAAGCCGTCGAGCGCGGCAAGGCTTCGAAGGCGTAA
- a CDS encoding GNAT family N-acetyltransferase, giving the protein MKTLSIDIRKAEPHDADDIADVHHAAWNGAYAGIIPHRALNAMINRRGSAWWSNAIRRAATVLVVEIGGKVAGYATVGRNRARDLPQQGEIYELYLRPEYQGVGLGSRLFAAAREKLADHGLKGMVVWALEDNANAVAFYAGAGGRDVAEGVEVFDQKALRKVAFVWD; this is encoded by the coding sequence ATGAAGACGCTGAGCATAGACATTCGGAAGGCCGAACCGCACGACGCAGATGACATCGCCGATGTCCATCATGCCGCGTGGAACGGCGCCTATGCCGGCATCATCCCGCACCGGGCCCTGAACGCGATGATCAACCGGCGCGGCAGCGCATGGTGGAGCAATGCGATTCGCCGTGCCGCGACCGTTCTGGTAGTCGAGATCGGCGGCAAGGTGGCCGGCTATGCGACGGTCGGACGCAACCGCGCCCGCGACCTGCCGCAGCAGGGCGAAATCTACGAACTCTATCTGCGCCCCGAATATCAGGGCGTCGGCCTGGGCAGCCGGCTTTTTGCCGCGGCCCGCGAAAAACTCGCCGACCATGGCCTGAAAGGCATGGTCGTCTGGGCTCTGGAAGACAACGCCAACGCAGTGGCTTTCTATGCCGGCGCGGGCGGCCGCGATGTCGCCGAGGGCGTGGAAGTTTTCGACCAGAAGGCATTGCGCAAGGTCGCCTTCGTCTGGGACTGA
- a CDS encoding TPM domain-containing protein, with product MRTPVQTMSAEDHARIAEAIRAAEKDTAGEIYCVVARSSDSYFFPAGFMILATILILSLAVAFGLEYWWVSVRAPVFVAAQLLAAASALILLWLVPSARILLVPRGLRYRRAHDNASKQFLARNVHLTSERTGVLIFVSLAERYAAVVADAGINQHVPQEAWDDVIRELTAHARQDRLPDGFVRAIATVGSMLVTHFPISSDDINELDDHLVEI from the coding sequence ATGCGGACACCGGTACAAACCATGAGCGCCGAAGACCACGCCCGCATTGCCGAAGCGATTCGCGCAGCCGAAAAAGACACGGCCGGCGAAATCTACTGCGTCGTCGCGCGCTCCAGCGACAGCTATTTCTTTCCCGCCGGCTTCATGATCCTCGCGACGATCCTGATCCTCAGCCTCGCCGTTGCGTTCGGGCTCGAATATTGGTGGGTCAGCGTACGCGCGCCGGTTTTCGTCGCGGCGCAATTGCTTGCAGCTGCAAGCGCGCTGATCCTGCTGTGGCTGGTGCCGTCGGCGCGAATCTTGCTGGTGCCGCGCGGCCTCCGCTACCGTCGCGCGCATGACAATGCCTCGAAGCAATTCCTTGCCCGCAATGTCCATCTGACCAGCGAACGGACCGGCGTTCTGATCTTCGTTTCGCTGGCCGAGCGTTATGCAGCGGTCGTCGCCGACGCCGGCATCAACCAGCATGTGCCGCAGGAAGCATGGGACGACGTCATCCGCGAACTCACGGCGCATGCCAGGCAGGACAGACTGCCCGATGGTTTCGTGCGGGCGATCGCGACCGTCGGCAGCATGCTGGTCACCCATTTCCCGATCAGCAGCGATGACATCAACGAACTCGACGACCATTTGGTCGAAATCTGA
- a CDS encoding YgcG family protein: protein MGRQAHVLVGLLFALLAFCAIAQAAELPALTGRVVDSAGMMSPADRAALEQKLAAFEKKSSDQIVVATIPSLDGEEIEPYANRLFRAWGLGQAGENNGVLLLVAQADRKMRIEVGYGLEGTLTDLHSKLIIENTMVPAFRAGDFSAGISGAVDDITMVLEGNGAELEARAKRNQSDDSEPVDIAVVIFLLIWGTLFFGGFAINILPPMLGTKIGPGRYRWLGMDFNYGTGSGRSSRGGWTSGGGGWSSGGGGGGWSSGGGGFSGGGGSSGGGGSSGSW, encoded by the coding sequence ATGGGCCGGCAGGCGCATGTCCTTGTCGGCCTGCTCTTTGCGCTTCTGGCGTTCTGCGCAATTGCCCAGGCCGCCGAACTGCCGGCCCTGACTGGCCGCGTCGTCGACAGCGCCGGGATGATGAGCCCGGCCGACCGTGCAGCCCTTGAACAGAAGCTTGCGGCCTTCGAGAAGAAGTCCTCCGACCAGATCGTCGTCGCCACCATTCCGAGCCTCGACGGCGAGGAGATCGAGCCCTACGCCAACCGGCTGTTCCGCGCCTGGGGGCTGGGCCAGGCCGGCGAAAACAACGGCGTGCTGCTGCTCGTCGCGCAAGCCGACCGCAAGATGCGCATTGAGGTCGGCTACGGCCTTGAAGGCACGCTGACCGACCTGCATTCGAAACTGATCATCGAAAACACCATGGTGCCCGCCTTCCGCGCCGGCGATTTTTCCGCCGGCATTTCGGGTGCCGTCGACGACATCACCATGGTTCTCGAAGGCAACGGCGCCGAACTCGAAGCCCGCGCCAAGCGCAACCAGAGCGACGATTCCGAACCGGTCGACATCGCTGTGGTGATTTTCCTGCTCATCTGGGGGACGCTGTTCTTCGGCGGCTTCGCCATAAACATCCTGCCGCCGATGCTCGGCACCAAGATCGGACCCGGCCGCTACAGATGGCTCGGCATGGATTTCAACTATGGCACAGGTTCGGGCCGGTCGTCGCGCGGCGGCTGGACTTCGGGCGGCGGAGGCTGGTCATCCGGTGGCGGTGGCGGCGGCTGGTCGTCGGGTGGCGGCGGTTTTTCCGGCGGTGGCGGCTCGTCCGGCGGCGGCGGTTCGTCGGGGAGCTGGTAG
- a CDS encoding LemA family protein: MFAQRLLPFPSIRMLPAFLLMAIALPLLAGCGYNTIPTNEEKAKAAWSEVLNQYQRRADLIPNLVETVKGYASHEKDVLEGVVEARAKATQMTLPPEALNDPAKFKAFQDSQSGLTSALSRLLAVVENYPDLKANQNFLALQAQLEGTENRIAVARRDYIEAVRVYNTTLKTFPSLIWAKLWFTNNQPFQNFTVPDDKIEVPTVKFN; this comes from the coding sequence ATGTTCGCCCAGCGACTTCTCCCGTTCCCGTCCATTCGCATGCTTCCGGCATTCCTGCTGATGGCGATCGCATTGCCGCTTCTGGCGGGCTGCGGCTACAACACGATTCCCACGAATGAGGAAAAGGCCAAGGCGGCCTGGAGCGAGGTGCTGAACCAGTACCAGCGCCGTGCCGACCTGATCCCCAACCTCGTCGAGACGGTCAAGGGCTATGCCTCCCATGAAAAGGACGTGCTCGAAGGCGTCGTCGAGGCGCGCGCCAAGGCAACGCAGATGACGCTGCCGCCCGAAGCGCTCAACGATCCGGCAAAGTTCAAGGCCTTCCAGGACAGCCAGTCGGGCCTGACCAGCGCCCTGTCGCGGCTGCTTGCCGTGGTCGAGAACTACCCCGACCTGAAGGCCAACCAGAACTTCCTCGCCTTGCAGGCGCAGCTCGAAGGCACGGAAAACCGCATCGCCGTTGCGCGCCGCGACTACATCGAGGCCGTGCGGGTCTACAACACGACGTTGAAGACCTTCCCGTCCCTCATCTGGGCCAAGCTGTGGTTCACCAACAATCAGCCGTTCCAGAACTTCACCGTGCCGGACGACAAGATCGAAGTGCCGACGGTCAAGTTCAACTAG
- the pdxY gene encoding pyridoxal kinase PdxY produces the protein MNSETVDAPRAVIVISSHVVRGSVGNRAAVFALETLGYPVWAVPTVILPWHPGHGRATRIVPEPEQFSALMKDLERAPWLGEVTGVLSGYLGNAEQAKAVASLVEAVRAKNPRATYICDPVMGDLGGLYVPEALAIALRDVLLPIADIATPNRYELEWLTGTKLEDIKSVMAAAQQVGPEMMLVTSAPAMMAGSTGNLLLTPNAALLAEHRIIERPPNGLGDLTAAVFLARLLGGQPVEKALQSTTAAVFEILARTAKRGGDELQLETDAQSLSHPMAMVQFRHLMHPGKGRRA, from the coding sequence ATGAATTCCGAAACTGTCGACGCGCCGCGCGCCGTCATCGTCATTTCCAGCCATGTCGTGCGCGGTTCGGTGGGTAACCGCGCTGCCGTCTTTGCGTTGGAAACGCTCGGTTATCCCGTGTGGGCGGTGCCGACCGTGATACTGCCCTGGCATCCCGGTCATGGCCGCGCGACAAGGATCGTGCCGGAGCCGGAACAGTTTTCCGCGCTGATGAAGGATCTGGAGCGCGCACCCTGGCTGGGCGAGGTCACCGGCGTGCTGTCAGGCTATCTCGGCAATGCCGAGCAGGCGAAGGCTGTGGCCTCGCTGGTCGAGGCGGTGCGCGCCAAAAACCCGCGGGCGACCTATATATGCGACCCGGTGATGGGCGATCTCGGCGGGCTCTACGTGCCCGAGGCGCTGGCGATCGCCTTGCGCGACGTGCTGCTGCCGATCGCCGATATCGCGACGCCCAACCGCTACGAGCTGGAATGGCTGACCGGCACCAAGCTCGAAGACATCAAATCGGTGATGGCGGCAGCCCAGCAGGTCGGTCCCGAGATGATGCTGGTGACTTCGGCACCGGCAATGATGGCCGGCAGCACCGGCAATCTGCTCTTGACGCCCAATGCTGCGCTGCTGGCAGAACATCGCATTATCGAGCGGCCGCCCAATGGTCTCGGCGATCTCACTGCTGCCGTTTTCCTGGCGCGGCTGCTTGGCGGCCAGCCGGTGGAGAAGGCGCTGCAGTCGACCACGGCTGCGGTGTTCGAAATCCTGGCGCGAACGGCCAAGCGCGGCGGCGATGAGCTGCAGCTCGAGACAGATGCGCAGAGCCTGTCGCACCCCATGGCGATGGTACAGTTTCGCCACCTGATGCATCCCGGCAAGGGCCGGCGGGCTTGA
- a CDS encoding DUF429 domain-containing protein: MNGASDGRTAVGVDGCKAGWVAVSRVAGGEPEASVFKTFAGLLEAFPADATIAVDMPIGLPAFSARGGRGPEALVRPLLGQRQSSVFSIPSRAALYADTADFTTLDAWYEAHARASAVARETSDPPRGVSIQAFGIFSKIRELDGLLIARPELRSRIVESHPEVAFWQLNGLQAMALPKKIKGRVNPAGMEERKALLAGNGLPRAFLDRSPPRGAAEDDFLDAAAVMLVAERVVRGVAISFPDPPGLDGHGIPVAIWV; this comes from the coding sequence TTGAATGGCGCGTCCGACGGACGCACAGCCGTTGGGGTCGACGGCTGCAAGGCCGGCTGGGTAGCAGTTTCGCGCGTGGCCGGCGGCGAGCCTGAGGCAAGTGTGTTCAAGACATTCGCAGGCTTGCTCGAGGCGTTTCCCGCCGACGCCACAATTGCGGTTGATATGCCCATCGGCCTGCCGGCGTTTTCGGCAAGAGGCGGGCGCGGGCCGGAGGCGCTGGTGCGACCGCTGCTGGGGCAACGGCAGTCGAGCGTGTTCTCGATCCCGTCGCGAGCGGCACTCTATGCCGATACGGCCGACTTCACCACGCTGGACGCCTGGTACGAAGCACACGCCCGGGCAAGTGCTGTGGCGCGCGAAACCTCCGATCCGCCGCGCGGCGTTTCCATCCAGGCGTTTGGCATATTCTCCAAGATCCGCGAACTGGACGGGCTGCTGATCGCGCGTCCGGAACTGCGGAGCAGAATTGTCGAATCCCATCCAGAAGTGGCGTTCTGGCAATTGAATGGACTGCAGGCGATGGCGCTGCCCAAGAAGATCAAGGGTCGCGTCAACCCGGCGGGCATGGAAGAGCGCAAGGCGCTTCTGGCCGGCAACGGCCTGCCTCGCGCCTTTCTTGACCGGTCGCCGCCACGCGGTGCTGCCGAAGACGATTTTCTCGATGCGGCTGCCGTGATGCTGGTTGCAGAACGTGTTGTGCGCGGTGTAGCGATCTCCTTTCCCGATCCGCCCGGCCTGGACGGCCACGGCATCCCTGTGGCCATTTGGGTATGA
- a CDS encoding carbonic anhydrase, with amino-acid sequence MTHLPEKLLAGYRNFMSGRFQTETSRYRDLARDGQTPETLVIACCDSRSAPEIIFDAGPGELFVLRNVANLVPPYAPDGEYHSTSAALEFAVQALKVKNIVVMGHGRCGGIKAALDSDALPLSPGDFIGRWMSLLAPAAESVSNNTMMTTVERQTSLERISIRYSIANLRTFPCIKILEDKGRLTLHGAWFDISTGELWVMNRETGDFERPEAE; translated from the coding sequence ATGACGCATCTTCCAGAAAAGCTGCTCGCCGGTTACCGCAACTTCATGAGCGGTCGCTTCCAGACGGAGACCAGCCGTTATCGCGATCTTGCCCGCGACGGCCAGACGCCGGAAACACTCGTTATAGCGTGCTGCGACTCGCGCTCGGCGCCTGAAATCATCTTCGACGCCGGCCCGGGCGAGCTGTTCGTGCTGCGCAACGTCGCCAATCTGGTGCCGCCCTATGCGCCGGACGGCGAATATCACTCCACTTCCGCCGCGCTCGAATTCGCGGTACAGGCGCTGAAGGTCAAGAACATCGTGGTCATGGGCCATGGCCGCTGCGGCGGCATCAAGGCGGCACTCGACTCGGATGCGCTGCCGCTTTCGCCGGGCGATTTCATCGGACGCTGGATGAGCCTGCTGGCGCCTGCCGCCGAGTCCGTTTCGAACAACACGATGATGACGACAGTGGAGCGGCAGACGTCGCTGGAGCGGATTTCGATCCGCTATTCCATCGCCAATCTCCGGACTTTCCCGTGCATCAAAATCCTCGAGGACAAGGGGCGTCTTACGCTGCATGGCGCCTGGTTCGACATTTCGACAGGCGAGCTCTGGGTGATGAACCGCGAAACCGGCGATTTCGAGCGGCCGGAAGCCGAGTGA
- a CDS encoding nuclear transport factor 2 family protein — translation MMAGKHLAATLLATVLLFPGLPAFADQTVVERWYAALVTVDEDALSNLLAEDAEMKLLDLGVVQSKPEFLASLDEWREAAKGLVVRHRVEGTEDGVTTVLACYDFPANDVLMRETFAISGTRIVENIQTRLAESCEAY, via the coding sequence ATGATGGCCGGCAAGCATCTGGCGGCAACGCTTCTGGCCACGGTCCTGCTTTTTCCCGGCCTTCCCGCATTCGCCGATCAGACGGTGGTAGAGCGTTGGTACGCAGCGCTCGTCACTGTTGACGAGGATGCGCTTTCCAATCTGCTTGCCGAAGACGCCGAGATGAAACTGCTCGACCTTGGCGTGGTGCAGTCGAAGCCCGAATTCCTTGCTTCGTTGGACGAGTGGCGGGAGGCTGCCAAAGGCCTCGTGGTTCGCCACAGGGTCGAAGGCACCGAGGACGGCGTGACGACGGTTCTCGCCTGCTACGATTTCCCCGCCAATGACGTGCTCATGCGCGAGACGTTTGCGATTTCCGGCACACGCATCGTGGAAAATATCCAGACGCGTCTTGCCGAGAGCTGCGAAGCTTACTGA
- a CDS encoding multidrug effflux MFS transporter has protein sequence MNMQPPLASAPVMSERRTALIGALLAAIGPISMALFTPAMPEIVSAFGTTEAAVKMTMSLYFGGFAFAQLVCGPLSDAFGRRPITIAFMGIYLAASIFALLSPTIELLIAARFLQGIGAAVGVAISRALVRDLFTHERSARIMNLIGIILAIGPALSPTLGGITMELFGWHAIFLLMVGMGTLIILVTVFSMRETVTRDPSRFHPVRLARAYGTILSTPYFTLSSLAIAGTTGALYAMATMLPFVMMDHVGLTPTQFGAAMLIQSLSYLVGSLVLRTLIGRFGAFRLMPFGLASVGAAALGLAIGLRLFEPTFLTVMVPVGFYAFGIAFVMPAMSTAAMAPFPRNAGAAAAMMGFMQMGFGLLGGACAALIGDPITAISTIIPMMGVMAILAWLFWRRLPEPAHLAAHRH, from the coding sequence ATGAACATGCAGCCTCCCCTCGCGTCCGCTCCGGTGATGAGCGAGCGCCGCACCGCGCTGATCGGTGCGCTGCTGGCTGCCATCGGCCCGATCTCGATGGCTTTGTTCACGCCCGCCATGCCCGAGATCGTCAGCGCCTTCGGCACCACCGAGGCCGCGGTGAAGATGACGATGTCGCTCTATTTCGGCGGCTTTGCCTTCGCCCAGCTGGTTTGCGGGCCTTTGTCGGACGCTTTCGGTCGCCGCCCCATAACCATAGCCTTCATGGGCATCTATCTTGCCGCCAGCATCTTCGCGCTGCTGTCGCCGACGATCGAGCTGCTGATCGCCGCGCGGTTCCTGCAAGGCATCGGCGCTGCTGTCGGCGTCGCCATCTCCCGGGCGCTGGTGCGCGACCTTTTCACCCATGAGCGCTCCGCCCGCATCATGAACCTGATCGGCATCATCCTCGCCATCGGCCCGGCGCTATCGCCGACGCTGGGCGGCATCACCATGGAGCTGTTCGGCTGGCACGCCATCTTTCTCTTGATGGTGGGCATGGGAACGCTGATCATACTCGTCACCGTCTTTTCCATGCGCGAGACGGTGACACGCGATCCTTCGCGGTTTCACCCGGTCCGGCTTGCGCGCGCTTACGGCACGATCCTTTCAACGCCCTATTTCACGCTGTCCAGCCTGGCGATCGCCGGCACCACCGGCGCGCTTTATGCCATGGCGACGATGCTGCCCTTCGTCATGATGGACCATGTTGGCCTGACCCCGACCCAGTTCGGCGCCGCGATGCTGATCCAGTCACTGAGCTATCTAGTCGGATCGCTGGTTCTGCGCACCCTCATCGGCCGCTTCGGTGCGTTTCGGCTCATGCCATTCGGCCTGGCCAGCGTCGGCGCGGCCGCTCTCGGACTGGCGATCGGGCTGAGGCTGTTCGAGCCGACATTTCTCACCGTCATGGTGCCGGTCGGCTTTTATGCGTTCGGCATAGCCTTCGTCATGCCGGCCATGAGCACGGCGGCGATGGCGCCTTTCCCAAGGAATGCCGGCGCGGCCGCGGCCATGATGGGCTTCATGCAGATGGGTTTCGGTTTGCTCGGCGGCGCCTGCGCCGCACTGATCGGCGATCCGATCACCGCCATATCGACGATCATCCCGATGATGGGCGTGATGGCGATCCTGGCGTGGCTGTTCTGGCGGCGTCTGCCAGAACCGGCGCATCTGGCCGCACACCGGCACTAA
- a CDS encoding MarR family transcriptional regulator, whose product MPYRPDPDGFGFLVTDVARLIRSEMDRRIGLAGLGLTASEARTLTHAARTGAVRQNVLAERMGVEAMTVSGALDRLEARGLVERRPDPTDRRAKLVQLTEKTDELLARMAPIGAGIRADASLGIDPDDWKRLLDMLKTARANLQAVKSEASGDESDAA is encoded by the coding sequence ATGCCCTACAGACCCGATCCGGACGGCTTCGGCTTTCTCGTCACCGACGTGGCGAGGCTGATCCGTTCCGAAATGGATCGGCGCATCGGCCTGGCCGGGCTCGGTCTCACCGCCAGCGAGGCGCGCACGCTGACGCATGCGGCCCGTACCGGTGCTGTTCGCCAGAACGTGCTGGCCGAGCGCATGGGCGTCGAGGCCATGACCGTGAGCGGTGCGCTGGATCGCCTGGAGGCGCGCGGCCTGGTCGAAAGGCGGCCCGACCCGACCGATCGCCGCGCAAAGCTCGTCCAGCTGACGGAAAAGACTGACGAACTGCTGGCGCGCATGGCACCGATAGGCGCCGGCATCCGCGCCGACGCCTCGCTGGGCATCGACCCGGACGACTGGAAGCGCCTGCTCGATATGCTGAAGACCGCGCGCGCCAATCTTCAGGCCGTCAAATCCGAAGCATCCGGCGACGAAAGCGACGCGGCATGA
- a CDS encoding M3 family metallopeptidase — MSSEAAAIDLENTALTLWNGPLGLPDFSRIGDGDFGPVFDAALKAHAAEIDVIANSEDRPTVDNTLKALELAGDALDRVSSIFWCRAGAHTNDDIQALERDISPKMARHFSAISMNEKLFARIDDLYERRASLNLDPETLRVLERSWKGFVRAGAKLYADGKKRLATINEELASLGAKFGQNVLADERDWVLFLDEGDLAGLPEFVKSAMAQAAESRGQKGRYAVTLSRSIYEPFTTFSQRRDLREKAFRAFTMRGQNGGATDNGAVVKKTLELRAEKAKLVGYESFAALKLDDTMAKTPAAVMSLLEPVWDKAREKAAADEIDLQRLAAAEGSNEKLAAWDWRHYQEKLRAEKYAFDEAELKPYLQLERVIEACFDVATRLFGVTFVERQGIPAWHPDARVFEVRNANGSFRGLFLADYFARPSKRSGAWMSALQSGYKLGNGSTPIIYNIMNFAKPAEGEPALLSLDEAKTLFHEFGHALHGMLTDVTWPSVAGTSVSRDFVELPSQLYEHWLTVPEVLEKHALHYKTGKPMPKALLDKMLAARTFGAGFNTVEFTSSALVDMAYHARADAPENPLAFEAETLEKLHMPDAIVMRHRTPHFQHVFSGEGYSAGYYSYMWSEVLDADAFAAFEETGNAFDPAMAERLRKYIYSAGGSADPEELYTAFRGKMPTPDAMMEKRGLI; from the coding sequence ATGTCTTCCGAAGCCGCCGCCATCGATCTTGAGAACACTGCCCTCACGCTTTGGAACGGGCCGCTTGGCCTGCCGGACTTTTCGCGTATCGGCGATGGCGATTTCGGACCCGTTTTCGACGCCGCGCTGAAAGCGCATGCGGCAGAAATCGATGTGATCGCAAACAGCGAGGACCGGCCGACGGTCGACAACACGTTGAAGGCGCTGGAGCTTGCCGGCGATGCGCTCGACCGCGTCTCCTCGATTTTCTGGTGCCGGGCCGGCGCTCACACCAATGACGACATCCAGGCGCTGGAACGCGATATCTCGCCGAAGATGGCGCGGCATTTCTCGGCGATCTCGATGAACGAGAAGCTGTTTGCGCGCATCGACGATCTCTACGAGCGTCGGGCATCTCTCAACCTGGACCCCGAGACGCTGCGGGTGCTGGAGCGAAGCTGGAAAGGTTTTGTCCGCGCCGGCGCCAAGCTCTACGCCGATGGCAAGAAACGGCTTGCCACAATCAACGAGGAACTTGCCTCGCTGGGTGCGAAATTCGGCCAGAACGTGCTGGCCGACGAGCGCGACTGGGTGCTGTTCCTCGACGAGGGCGATCTCGCCGGCCTGCCCGAATTCGTGAAAAGCGCCATGGCGCAGGCGGCCGAATCGCGCGGCCAGAAGGGGCGCTATGCCGTTACTTTGTCGCGCTCGATCTACGAGCCCTTCACGACATTCTCGCAGCGCCGCGACCTGCGCGAAAAGGCGTTCCGTGCCTTCACCATGCGCGGCCAGAACGGCGGCGCGACCGACAATGGTGCGGTGGTGAAGAAAACGCTGGAGCTGCGTGCCGAAAAGGCGAAGCTCGTCGGCTATGAAAGCTTTGCGGCGCTGAAGCTCGACGACACGATGGCCAAGACGCCGGCAGCGGTCATGTCGCTGCTGGAGCCGGTGTGGGACAAGGCGCGCGAAAAGGCGGCCGCAGACGAGATCGATCTGCAGCGCCTCGCGGCGGCCGAAGGAAGCAACGAGAAGCTGGCAGCTTGGGATTGGCGCCACTATCAGGAAAAGCTGCGCGCCGAGAAATATGCCTTCGACGAGGCCGAACTGAAGCCATATCTGCAGCTTGAGCGCGTCATCGAGGCCTGTTTCGACGTGGCCACGCGCCTGTTCGGCGTCACTTTCGTTGAACGGCAGGGCATCCCGGCCTGGCATCCGGATGCGCGCGTTTTCGAAGTGCGCAACGCCAATGGCAGTTTCCGCGGCCTGTTCCTGGCCGATTATTTCGCACGGCCCTCCAAGCGCTCGGGCGCGTGGATGAGCGCGCTGCAATCGGGTTACAAGCTCGGCAATGGCTCGACCCCGATCATCTACAACATCATGAACTTCGCCAAGCCGGCGGAGGGCGAGCCAGCGCTTCTGTCGCTCGACGAGGCCAAGACGCTGTTCCACGAATTCGGCCACGCTTTGCACGGCATGTTGACCGACGTGACATGGCCCTCGGTGGCGGGAACGTCAGTGTCGCGCGATTTCGTCGAACTGCCGTCGCAGCTCTACGAGCACTGGCTGACCGTGCCGGAGGTTCTGGAAAAGCACGCGCTCCACTACAAGACCGGCAAGCCGATGCCGAAGGCGCTGCTCGACAAGATGCTGGCCGCGCGGACGTTTGGGGCCGGCTTCAACACGGTCGAGTTCACCTCCTCGGCGCTGGTCGACATGGCCTATCATGCGCGGGCGGACGCGCCTGAAAACCCGCTCGCCTTCGAGGCCGAGACACTGGAAAAGCTGCATATGCCGGACGCGATCGTCATGCGTCACCGCACCCCGCATTTCCAGCATGTGTTTTCCGGCGAAGGCTATTCGGCGGGCTATTACTCATACATGTGGTCGGAAGTGCTCGACGCGGACGCGTTCGCCGCATTCGAGGAAACCGGCAACGCCTTCGATCCGGCCATGGCCGAGCGGCTGCGCAAATACATCTATTCTGCTGGCGGTTCGGCAGATCCGGAAGAACTCTACACGGCCTTCCGCGGCAAGATGCCGACGCCCGATGCGATGATGGAGAAGCGCGGGCTGATCTGA